In the Silene latifolia isolate original U9 population chromosome 1, ASM4854445v1, whole genome shotgun sequence genome, GTTACTGGGTCATACTCTTTTCATGGATAAGAGTGGTGATAGTGTGTCCGCTCAGTTGTTGCCCTTGTTTGATAGTTTTGAGCGGGTTGGTTCATATGCTTGGGGTGCGACTTGTTTGGCTTACTTGTACCGACAGCTAGGGATAGCATCGCGCCGAGATAGTACTGGTGTTAGTGGGTGTCTACCGTTACTCCAGGCGTGGATATACGAGTACTTTCCCAGGTTCCGACCCGGTGGTGGTTTCTTTTTTGAGGACCGTCCTCTTGTTGAGGCTTGGGCCACCTTGCCTCGGAGTAAGGGTGATTCTCATACTTTTCAGATGTATCGTCATAGTTTGGACGATCTTAGGCCAGAGCATGTCCGATGGTTGCCTTACGGGGACCGTCCTCATGGAGCTTGCAGAGTATCGCTTTACTCGAGTTTTATCAGGCATCTTGATATAGTAGAGCCGTACCAGCCGGATCGGTGCATGCGTCAGTTTGGGTACCGTCAGGCTCTCCCGGTCTCGATGCCTATTGCGGTGAATGAGTCTCGGCCCGTGAACGGGCCTTACAGGCTGGACTTCGGGCAAGAGCCCGATAGGACATGGATGACCGAGATATCCATCACACACCTCCAAAACCTGTCAAAGAAAGCATATATGCCTTTCGAGTGTACTGATGGATACATGTCTTGGTATGCAGACCATTCACGTGTCGGCATCGATCGTCCACTCCGATACCCAAACCAAGGCCTCTAGTAAGTTCTTTCTCCATTAACTCTATGGCCTTAGTAAACACGTTTCCTTGCAATAAGGAGAAAGTACGAGATGTTCTCCTTGGTTTACTCATTTCATTTTCGAGTTCTTTCTTAATCTTCGAGTGTTGACTTTCAAGCATGCCGTGGATACGGGACCACATGGAGTCAAGTGTGAGATGCTTTGACTTCAACCAAGACTTCAATAGAGAATGTGATGACTCAACACGGGAAGTTGCCGTGTTACCAAAATGTAAGACCTCGTTTGTATAGCATAAAACGAACTTCCCTGCGTGTTGACCCCAAGCTGTCCGTACATAATCGGACATAATCGGCCACTTACGTTGGAAACACACCCAAGCACGCTGAAACGATTCCTCGGTAACTGAATTGATCACCTTAAACCAACCGTCTTCTTCATTTGAGACGACATATTTCCTCATACTTTCAGTTTTGTATGATGTCAAGGCTTTTGCATTGATGGCTTTGTTAACATGCCATCTACACAATAAATGCTCAGCCCGGGGAAATACTTGCTCAAGAGCGCTGATCAAACCCAATTCCCGGTCGGTGACAAATACAGCAGGGGACGCTACTCCGGTGACATCTAAAATCGCTTCTAACTTTCTCAACAGCCACTTGTAATTCACGTCAGACCCGGTAGGAATCATCGAACATGCAATTAAGAAGGAAGATCCCGTGGGTGTCACACCAACCATCTCAATGAGTGGATTCTTGTAAATGTTGGTTTTATAAGTCTAATCCATGAGAACGACATAAGGATAAGCCCAgaacaacttaatcgcttcagGATGAGCCATGAAAATGTGAGTCAACTCTTTTGACTCGGAATCAATCTCGTAGAAGTGGACGTATTTCGCTTCCACCGCTAGAGCTAACATTTGCTGAGAGGTGTTTCTTTCACCCATAACTTCTTTcctaattttccttgtttcatTATATAGTTGGGTACTTGACGGTTGAGGTTTTTCGGGGGTTCTCAAATGAAGAACATTTTTAATATCCCTCGGTAGAACCCCGGCCAATGTTTGTTGCCTAACATATGCCTTCTCTTCCGCGTCCAATCCCGCAAAGTGCCGATCCCCGTCCTTATAAACGGCTACGTTGTGGTTGTGTAGTCCAGCACCCTCGGAGGTTACAATGTTCCACACCACCGTCTCTTTATCATTTTTAGACACGAAATTTTGAACGGCACGAATACGAAACTTGCATGAACACTTCTGCGACCTCCTTGGCTTTTCAAGATCGTCCGATTCTTTTGGTTTACCATGTCTTTTACATCGAAAATAACTTGCCAACAACCCGTTCTTTTTCCTATTTTTAGCTTCGttatttgctttaaccaaagcaaaCCCATTCTCGAATGCGATTTTCTGAGCCCAATTGAAAGCATCGTCACGCGTTTCGAAATCTATAGTAGTCtcgaacaacgggttgtaataaaTTGGATTCTCGCCAAAATCCTCCCACGATTCCTGTTACAAGCAATAAGGACTATAGTATGACAATAAAAAGGATTCATAAACTACATAAATTGCgtaaaacgaaagaaaaacatgtaaaaacgaGTAATTCATGCCTAAAACAGGAGACCCAACAAATGACCGCGGCCAAACATTACTTTCTATCAATCAACCACGGACAAACAACGAAAACCAACTTTAATCCACGGCCAAACAATGAAAATCAACATTTGACCAAGGCCAAACAATGAAATCCAACGTTTGACAACGGCCAAACTAAGAATTCCAACAttggaccatggccaaacgtggAAATCCTTTGTTGGACCTTGGCCAAACGTGGAAATCCTTCGTTTGGTCCGTGGCAAACGTTGgtttccaacgtttggaccatggtCTGAACGTTGGTTTCCAACTTTTGGCCATGGTTCATCTTTCGGGGGACAATTTTTAGATTACGCAATAAATTCAAACATTCGCTACTACTAAGTTAATAcgtcaagtaattcaactatcgaatagaatgaacgatgcgcaaaaaaaaatttgaaaaattaagcAAATGATTAAGTTGTTTACGTACCGTTGAATCGAGATCCGacatattgttaattgttgttgttgttgttgttattgttgttgttgttgttttttgtttttaatttagttgagtttgagagaaatttttttagagagagaaagtcaaaagggcagtcatcgtcttttttatgaaaaacgtcgtcgatatttactaaaacgtcgtcgatataaatcagccctCTTTATAATTCTTATTTCTCAATATTTGTAGAGAACTATATTACACTTAAATACTTTAGACTACCATATATTTTACATATTCTATATTCCATGATATATGTCAGTTTGTAAGATTATTATATATTTTACTCATATCATTATTATCACATTTTAACCATAAacatattttaataattatattaaagAATTTTCTCAATCACTTGTATCTAATTATCTATCTCTTATTTGAAAAATACATCGCCGAAATACTAATTAGTGTGATTTTATAAA is a window encoding:
- the LOC141657376 gene encoding uncharacterized protein LOC141657376 gives rise to the protein MSDLDSTESWEDFGENPIYYNPLFETTIDFETRDDAFNWAQKIAFENGFALVKANNEAKNRKKNGLLASYFRCKRHGKPKESDDLEKPRRSQKCSCKFRIRAVQNFVSKNDKETVVWNIVTSEGAGLHNHNVAVYKDGDRHFAGLDAEEKAYVRQQTLAGVLPRDIKNVLHLRTPEKPQPSSTQLYNETRKIRKEVMGERNTSQQMLALAVEAKYVHFYEIDSESKELTHIFMAHPEAIKLFWAYPYVVLMD
- the LOC141657369 gene encoding protein FAR1-RELATED SEQUENCE 5-like; translation: MVGVTPTGSSFLIACSMIPTGSDVNYKWLLRKLEAILDVTGVASPAVFVTDRELGLISALEQVFPRAEHLLCRWHVNKAINAKALTSYKTESMRKYVVSNEEDGWFKVINSVTEESFQRAWVCFQLKASHT